The DNA region GAGTCTTTATCTAAGAAAGTGAAGAAACACACTTAGTAGCATTGATGCTACTACACTATGCTATGACACTACCTTTGTAGAAATCAGAAATCtttcaagaaaaaaagtcataaacTACTGGTATCTACATTTGCTTTCTTCATATCACCTTGCAATGCCATAAACCTTTCTATTCAATTCCTATTCCAACTGGCTAGAATACAAAATTATTGTCTAAAACTTTAAATTATATTTCACTGGTAAcaagagtttttttaaattactttcagCTGTATCATTGAAAGAGAAAAGTCACACCCATTCTCCCTAATATATTTCAAAAACAACCCTATCACTACCTATCTCTTTCTCCCTATGGCACTTCATTACAATCAAAGACATTCACTGAGGCCAATGAAGGCACTCAAAGCtattaaaaaaagatgtgaaTAAGGCAGGAGGTAAGAACAGGAAAAGGAGTTAAGACAACACCAGCATAAAATTaggtaggggtggggtggaaatATCAACACCATAAACTGCAATTCATCAGACAGGAAGTCCTGAATCACCTGATCTAAacacaggaaaacaataaatttaaacaaaaatcaaAGGAGGAAAGGTGGGTAGACTCAACTGCCACCTAAGTCTTCCAAGAAAATGAAAGACCAGACATGGTATTTAAAAATCACTGCAAGTATAAATTATGTTGTTCTAAGGAATCCAATGACAGCAAAAGCACATTTTTGCAATCTGGCATATTTACCCAGACATGTCAAAAACCTAAAGCAAGCCATTTTCTTCTAGCATAGATGGTCTGATTTTCACAGACCTCAGGGTCCTCAAGAACAGAAGACAAAAAacactttcttcattttacagagaaaatatatgcTACATAAAGTAAATTGATCTTACCCATTAATGTTGCCAGAAGGCATAAGGAGTACATTTCCTTGTCAGTGTGCTCCTGAAATTCCTTAGAAGATATTTTGCTAGTAACAGCAATATCTTCATGTTTCACAGTGTGTGCTGAGTGTGCTGCGCTAGGCTGACCACCTTCCTCTTTACTTTTTAGGATTTCTATTGTTATTCTATCACCATGTTGTAAGGGCACAGGCTCTTTTTCCATTCCAGCTTTGGGGGGCATTAGCTCTTTAGGAGGAAAACCATATCGAATACATTGTAAATATGGCGGAATATCAAATTCTCTAGCTATGCTTTCCTGAAGTTCAAAATAGGTAGTTGAAGGTTTGAGTGTAAGCATTGACTGTCGCCCATCATTTGTTGTTATACGGATCTTCTTCTCCTTAGTAGATACTGGTGAATAAGGGGCCTTGGTAGGAGTAGCAGGAGCAGATGATGGCCCATCACGAATGATGCTTGGGGAAACAGTTCTAGGTTGggctttttgttcttgttttaacTTCTCAGTTTTCCGTTTCTGCATTATAGAAGCTTGTTCTGTAATGTTCTGTTGAATAGTTCTTTCAGTTTTACTCATATTTAATTCCTCTTTGTGCAAAGTTTTTGTTTTCTGCCCAGTAAGAATAATTTTAGTTGGAAGTTGAGGCTCCAGATCTTGCCCATGTTGCACATCCTCAACTCTCTGGGCATGAGCACCATCAATATTTACAGGAGTGTAGTCATCAGGATTCTTTTTGGCTGTCTGATGCAATATAGTGTGGACAACTTTCTGAACTAGGATTTCACTTCCAAATTCACCAGGAAAATGTTTGGTAACAAGTTTCATTGCAACGTCATAAACATTGCTATTCAAAGACACATCACTTTCATACTGGAACCAATACACTGTTTCTCTGACTACTCTTCCACTCCACTCCAAAGTAATAGGAAAAGCTTCAGGCAGATTGTCATATTCTTTACCTTCCCAGTAATGTTTGAATCCACAACCACATTTACCTCCGGTGGATCTGGTGTTAGTTCTGTCCCCATCCAAATACACAACAGAACCATCACCTCTAACTCTTCGAACTGATGTGCCATGGCACCAATTACAAGCTGTTAGATTACTCAGATTGTAGTCTGGTATCAGAACATCCTTCAATGAATCATATGAGCACACCAGATTGTTCAAAGGAAAGCTATAATTTTTGTCAGGCCTCAGCTGTCCATGGGTACTTTTGGCCAGGTTGTACAATTTCCCTCCTGGAGCCAACCACTCGGGGGGCACATGAAGTTCAGAAAGGGCACCACAGATCAAACACTTGTGAAGGCGATTATCCATCACTGCTTTTTTTGCAGCTGCTGTTACTTCTTCAGGTTGAACTCCTATTACCCCAGTTCTCCTATAGAAATATTGATGAACATCTGCAACTAAACTAGGATGAATACCATGTTTGTCCATGAAGACTTCCTCCATAGCAGCCACAAGCCTCAGCAAGTATTTGTCCTGCAAACTCCTGTCTCCTCCAATCACACACCCACCATCTTCCTCAAGTTTAATATACTTTTTAATGAGGTCCTGAGGCACTCCCCATGCTTTAGGAAGTAGCTTCATAGGCAGTTTGGGTAAAGCAGCCCCTTTTATGCCAACCAAAGGAATATAGTGGTTTCGGCCAGAGCTACTCCAGGCGATGCAAATTGGTTTGTTCAAATGGCCATCTCTACCAGTGCACTTCTCGGCAGGGATAAGCCCGGGAAGAAAAGTGGCAGAATAGTCCCCAGAGCTTCTCATGCCACTGAGGGAATCCAAGAGAATAATAGGCCGGTGTAACACATTGGCAAGGCCAAAAATGTGGATGTTTCTCAAACCCAAGGGAACACCCTCAGGTGGCACAAAAAGGGGGTCACATTCGTTGATAATGTCCTCCCACTCAGCAGCATCAATGAAGTCGTGAAAAAGGGCTTGATATCGAGCCAGGTGCTGCTGAAAATGCTGCTTAAGATTCTCTCTCAAGGCATGCCAAAATAGCTCCCGGCCCACTAGAGCCCGGGACACAGCATGTACCAAGCAGTGCCCATCCCCATCTACATGCACTGGAATCAAGCACTCCTGACTCCGGTTGGCCCTCTTAATGTCTTCAAGGGTGTCATGCAAGTAGAGCAGACTTCCAGATCGGTCCTTGCCATAACCCACAGTGTTGACATGCTCGGGCTCAATGAGAAAGGCGCGGTCGCCCAACAGGGCGCAGTCAAACAGCTCGCCCTGATTCATGTCTCGGAGCAGCTTGGCCCTGCCCGTCTGTTTGTCCATCCCATATCGGGCCAGGATGGGCGACAGCAGTTTGCAGTGGTAGTTAGAGAGGCCCAGTACCTTCACCAGCTCCGTGTTCTTCTTAGGGGCCCCCGTCACCCCAAGCAGCGCGTTCCGGAGCAGGTTGTGCAGGACCACGTCCGGGTCGgtcacctcctccacccccagcagCTGGTGCTGCTCGTGCCGCTGCCCGCACTCCGTGCACTCGATGCTGGCCGAGCCGGAGGCCGGGAAGAACAAACGCGCCTGGCACTTGGGGTCCGGGCAGTTCCCGGACAGGATGCGTCGGTCCTTCCGCTTCGCGAGCAACCCCTGAGCCACGGCCGCAGCAGCGGCCGCCGCCGGCGCCTcggggggaggaggtggaggagggggaggcggtggcggcggcggctgaGACATCGCTCTCCGCTCTCGGGTCTCGCTCCGCGCCCCGGGCGACCCCTCAAAGGCTCATAGCCCTGACCCGCACCGGCCCCGATCAGTCGGGCCCAGGCCCCGGCTCGCCTGACTGGCGATTCGCTTTCCTCTCTTTatcagcccccccccccaccgacACCTAAGTGAAGGCGGAAGCACTGGACGCCGCTTCTCTAATTGCTTCTTCACTGTCGTAGCCGTTGCCCCGAACGTAACGGCCTCCACCCTACCCcgcacactctctctccctctctccctctctctctctctctctctctctctctctctctctctctctcacacacacactctctccctacccctctctcacacacagacatacacacacgcCCTCCCGAGGAGAACGCGCAGGCGCGGCCTTCGCTCTGCCCCCTGGGAATTAGAGTCTACCAGCTTGCGCGTCTGACCTCAGGATAATGAAGGCTTGGGTCGGGTCGGGACTACGAGTGCCGTGAGGCATTGCGGCTCAGGGCCCCAgcgaaggaaaaagaggaagaggaaagtaaaGAACTGTGGTAAtgcaaagagaaaacaagatgGCTCGCTTTGCCTGCCGGGAGTTGTAGTCTCAGGCCGCTCCCTGGCTCGCCTAAAGGCGCAACCTTGAGCCAACGAGGGACCACATTTCCTAGGTTGCCCTACGATGGTACCTGTTGCACTTCCCTACCGCTTCGCAGGATTGGGAGAAGGAAGGGTGCCGGTGAGGACCCGGCGTTGTATGCCGGGGAATAGAAAGCAAGTCGCTTGTGTTCTTAGCACCTTTAAGTGTGGATGGATGGGTTGATGGAAGTAGAGAGAGAGCTCTTGGGAAATGAGCATCCAGGGAAGTATTGGGCGGGGGAGATTGGCAGGAGGCGAAGACCTATGGGTCTTTGCGGGggatgggaaagaaaggaaaggtttGGGATTCCCCGTGGCCTCAGGGGATTCCTCCCGGGTCTTTTCTGCGTCGATGCTCTTCCCtcgcctcccctcctcccaacctGGGCAGGGACGCTGCAGGCAGCCTCTCTAGCTAGGACTGTCATTCCGGGAAATGAGTTCAGCTTCTCTTTTCCGATTCATCTTTGCAGCTCACAAAATAAAGGTCAAGAGAGCTGAGTCATCTGGGACCAGGGAAGGCGTGGGCTGCCAGGGGAGGGGGGGCAGCGCGGGCCACCACCTGCTCCTGGGAAGAGCTCCGAGAATCCGACTGACTACAGTCAGAGCCAGTCATGCTCCTCTCTCCAGGTGGAGTGTTTTGTTTACCTTTCAAGAGTTATTTTTATGACTTGCCGTTAACCTGGACTGCCAGATTTAATCCTGCCACGTTCCGCTCCGCGTTCCTCCTGATGGACTTTGACaaatctctctcctctgtctctttgtctgtctctgtctctcactctttctctcccctccccaccccgtgtgtgtgtgtgtgtctctgtgtctgtctgtctgcacACATATATGGCTTACAAACTGTACTGTCATCAGCACTCTTCACTTTTCTGGAACAAAGTTTATCTTCATGGAAATGCTGATGTTGCTTTCTGGAGACTTAGATAAACTGCCTGAACATTTCTGTAAGACTTGGCACAAAATGTAGACAGAAAGTACTGAGCTTGAGGTCATGTGAGCTCAGAGGCTGCCAAGGAAACTGCCCGTCCTATTAGTTTCTTTGACGCGAGTCACATGAATGTTATGAAATGCGTGCTCTGGAAGGCAGTTAGctgttcccccaccccaacaggaTCTTGGTGTTGATTCACTTCCAATAGTTGTCAACTAATTTAGCCAAAAAGGAAAAGTAGCCTGTAGATCACAAAGGCAAAATGATCCCTGTTGTCTCTGaattcttccccctttttttaaagcCCAAgttgtcgtgtgtgtgtgtgtgtgtgtgtgtgtgtatgtatatatatacatatacatatatatatatagttatactaTTTTACTTACCGTCGTAGAATTCATTTTCAAATGCAAGCAGTTGGAGTGATAATATTAATGGCTCCGTAGCGCCAAACCTTGCCAAGTTAAATAAATTCTTCCAAAACTAATTTCTGAGAATTAATTCACTCTGTTTTCTATAGAGTGAGGGTGTCTCtctcacaatgcctggcacatagtaggcatttactaagtTCTTGTTGAATAAATGGTTCAGTTTAGAGAAATCTTGTTTCTAAGCAGTTGTGGAgctaacaagtatttttttttaaagcaccacAATAGTATATACAGTAATATGATTTCTCATATGTAATCAAGTAATAGTAGCTAACATCAGCATTTTAAGGCtctaaaagcactttgcatatagtTTTTGATCAAACCTTAGACAAGTAGTAAAGCTGATTAAAAATGGGAAAGAGTACTGTAATAATAAATATTCTTTCAAAAGCAATGTTATgatttatttacttttgtttACAGAGTACTTGGAAATTctgaatattataaaaataagataaaatattattgtcTATAATGACTTTCAGGCTtagatattacatatatgtatataatgtgcaACATTGTATAGATGCATATACATAAAGTATAATATCTAATAGtctaatatacatataataaactATATATGCATACAACATACAAGcttgaaaatgtaatttttagataatcatatttatcttttttaaaataacacgTAGAAGTTCCGAGTCCTctctaaacaaaaacaaatcatcaCATTGCTCTTGAAAGAATACTTATTACAGCTCCTTTCCCACTATCTAATCAGCTTTACTGCTTGCCTAACTCCCTAAAGCACTAAGAATATCAGACTTTTATTTAGTACTTTTTTCTAAGTTCCATTACATGAATTATCAAAAACCTTCACAGCATCCTAGTAGGGTAGATAATGTCATATCTTACAGCATCCAAGAACCTCAGAGTTAAGCAGGCTCTCTGAAGCCATCATCCCTGTTCTGTAAACAAGAAAACTGAGCTAAAACAGTTCTGTGTTTCCAGCAAATTCTTAATTTCCAGTATGCGTATGTATAATCaggaagataaatataaataaaagaagtAGTTTGAGCCAGATAAGGTCCAATCTGGAATGGCATCCAAAAATGCTTCTTGGAAGAAGTGTCTCCTGAAAGAAGAGAGATCTTAGTGGAAATGTGGAATTATGTTCTGCAATGAAGAGATGCCATGCAAAACAGGCTAATCAAGAACAGATTGggccctccttcttttctcttctcccctcccatgTATTAAATGGAGTTTTGGGAGAGATGGTCTTGGTTTGCTCCCCTGGTTTAAGAGACGATCCAGTCATCCAGTCTAACTGCCAGGCTGAGGCCAGAGTGGCTTTGCCATGGTAACCAGGCCAGAGCACTGCTTAGTCACCTTGACCTCTGAGCTATGCAGCTGTttggtgaaagaagagagagagaaaggattccAATAAGATACATTTTTAAGTCTCAGAATCAGAGGAAACATTCTCCCCTATTAGTAAGAAGgcaaagaggtgggggagggggatgcaTCTGGGAAAATGTCAGTTCTAGTGACATAGTTTGGGGTTGCtggtgatggggtttagactgtgggagcccccttgaactccccttgaatcttcccactagatgaggcatttgcctgaggccataagcttttCATTGTGGctgggcccaaatctctaggctaggttactctaacctagcctagccctccattgtctggctagtttccaccctatgcccaaatctgttacccttaaactagcctagccctacattgtctattatctccaggtagccttcaggtacttcccacccttaatcccatcctcttggttcctggagtctgacctcatcccagtcccatcaagctcctccttagacagcttctcaagaccctccctaaacccctcttcccattaccccaggaccaccctagatcccgcCTACAATCTTCGTGtatataaatttcatcttgcctccatggaggcactcagattcaatctagctcggTAGGTCAAATTTGGCCCATTTgcgaaaacaggcgtcacaaataAGACTACTCGTTATGGCGAATCTTtattaaactttgtctttttccttggctgagaaggcttgagtcaaattcattcggcaggacctagcatgtcggtattttggggtctcgagcaccccgcaaccccaaacctcatcactGGGAGCCTTGAAATGTCGGGGTACAGGGCGGTgtccacctggaatgaattcagcCACTCCAACCTTCCAGTCAGGGTAAGattcttagggaatctgcaaTTTAATAGGGTTGATACCTACATACTAAAGGGACCATgaatctggatgggattaagtaATGGcgtaagtagtctggggtgggccaggtgcaacTGTGAAATCACTATCTAGTAGGCTAATTAGGTGATCTAAGCGGGCTGGGGTGGGCCAGTTGCCTTGGATGGAGgcaccagtgatctgggctgctgaaatgtatgggaaaattcagggactgggttgctttcaaagtcatggtcttttcctttttaggGGATAACCCCATCACTAGGAATCCTTTGCCTACACTTTGTGAAGTTTAATGTTATTTGCTCTCCTCCCCCTATCCCCTCAACCCCACCCCTAAGGAGGTTATCTACATAAATCTCATCCCACTTCAtacctctctatttttaaaaattaagtatctACACTTAAGTGTCTACATTAAGTTTTAGCTTCCTTGATTGTCAGGAGGATTGTTAGATCCTCAAGGCCAGTAGGTGTCTGTCTTTTCTCTAGCAATACACCTTCCACACAGATACTCAACAAATTTTTATAAATAGTTCATGTTGgtatagcactttatagttttcaaagcactttcttcacaacacctcttctctcccctccccacatggggtatcatgcccttacctgaggatcttctgcccaaaggaaggtaaattttgatgactgAAACCTACCTAGTTATCTTGGAGTGTACTGGCTagattaaatccaattcactcaggCTCTCATTGACtagacaacaataggtcccaagCACCACTTAACGGTTACTCTTTGGACCctcttggctcagagtgaatgtaaatggtaattgtttctctttcttccatccatccagagggtcttcccctcccagctgtgtttatttttttttattaaaggggccatc from Trichosurus vulpecula isolate mTriVul1 chromosome 1, mTriVul1.pri, whole genome shotgun sequence includes:
- the VCPIP1 gene encoding deubiquitinating protein VCIP135, producing MSQPPPPPPPPPPPPPPEAPAAAAAAAVAQGLLAKRKDRRILSGNCPDPKCQARLFFPASGSASIECTECGQRHEQHQLLGVEEVTDPDVVLHNLLRNALLGVTGAPKKNTELVKVLGLSNYHCKLLSPILARYGMDKQTGRAKLLRDMNQGELFDCALLGDRAFLIEPEHVNTVGYGKDRSGSLLYLHDTLEDIKRANRSQECLIPVHVDGDGHCLVHAVSRALVGRELFWHALRENLKQHFQQHLARYQALFHDFIDAAEWEDIINECDPLFVPPEGVPLGLRNIHIFGLANVLHRPIILLDSLSGMRSSGDYSATFLPGLIPAEKCTGRDGHLNKPICIAWSSSGRNHYIPLVGIKGAALPKLPMKLLPKAWGVPQDLIKKYIKLEEDGGCVIGGDRSLQDKYLLRLVAAMEEVFMDKHGIHPSLVADVHQYFYRRTGVIGVQPEEVTAAAKKAVMDNRLHKCLICGALSELHVPPEWLAPGGKLYNLAKSTHGQLRPDKNYSFPLNNLVCSYDSLKDVLIPDYNLSNLTACNWCHGTSVRRVRGDGSVVYLDGDRTNTRSTGGKCGCGFKHYWEGKEYDNLPEAFPITLEWSGRVVRETVYWFQYESDVSLNSNVYDVAMKLVTKHFPGEFGSEILVQKVVHTILHQTAKKNPDDYTPVNIDGAHAQRVEDVQHGQDLEPQLPTKIILTGQKTKTLHKEELNMSKTERTIQQNITEQASIMQKRKTEKLKQEQKAQPRTVSPSIIRDGPSSAPATPTKAPYSPVSTKEKKIRITTNDGRQSMLTLKPSTTYFELQESIAREFDIPPYLQCIRYGFPPKELMPPKAGMEKEPVPLQHGDRITIEILKSKEEGGQPSAAHSAHTVKHEDIAVTSKISSKEFQEHTDKEMYSLCLLATLMGEDIWSHAKGLPHLFQQGGVFYNIMKKTMGMTDGKHCTFPHLPGKTFVYNASEDRLELCVDAAGHFPVGPNVEDLVKEAVSQVRAETTSRSRESSPSHGILKLGSGGVVKKKSEQLHNVTAFQGKGHSLGTASSSPHLDQRAREGPVVRKHSTGTDFAASSAKPDPSVFTAPSSNSELIRIAPGVVTMRDSRQLDPNLIEAQRKKLQEMVSSIQASMDRHLRDQNTEQSPTDFPQRKEVVSSSAKSGSFQAGLPESFPVTGGTEHFNAETTSGSVTSAVGTTFATRSKAQKGSSVEEPEEMDSQDADMTNATEPMDHS